From a single Okeanomitos corallinicola TIOX110 genomic region:
- a CDS encoding cation:proton antiporter: protein MEASFQITLQMVFTVLAGISAQVMAAYFKLPSIVLLLLLGILLGADGVGLLHPHLLGTGLEVIVSLATAIILFEGGLKLDLKEMGRVSVSLQLLVTLGTLITLIGGSMAAHWLGEFPWNIAFLYASIVVVTGPTVVGPLLKQINVDRQVATLLEGEGVLIDPVGAILAYVVLDTILNGDPDPTKAIMGLALRLSVGAMIGGLGGYLMSLILKRANFLSFELKNLVVLAVLWGLFTLAQTIRSESGIMTTVAAGAVLANSSVPEERLLRSFKNQLTILSVSVLFILLAADLSIASVFALGWGSLLTVLVLMFLVRPINILLCTLNSDLNWRQKLFLSWVAPRGIVSASVASLFAISLTQRGVNGGDAIKALVFLTIIMTVFCQGLTAGWLVKLLRITSQDATGAVIVGCNPLSLLIARFFQERGEKVVMIDTDSEYFAQAEAQNLRVIASSALDTEVLEEAGIASLGTFLAMTNNGEVNFVLAQRAAEEFSPPRVLAVYPRNPQASNTKIQANNRVNQAFVQDFPIKTWHEYLNSSRVKLGTTTLNAAEFDVQQKHIQEKIQDGVLVPLLLEREESLQVMSVNQNWLVGDRIIYLLYDSRPNLLKRLSGASQSTALALETLPEVEEVPTAKLSQLSATEAPGN, encoded by the coding sequence ATGGAAGCATCTTTTCAAATCACCCTACAAATGGTGTTCACAGTTCTAGCCGGCATCAGCGCCCAAGTGATGGCCGCATATTTTAAGCTGCCGAGCATCGTCTTATTACTCTTGTTAGGCATTCTATTAGGCGCAGATGGGGTTGGCTTATTGCATCCTCATTTACTAGGAACTGGACTAGAAGTAATTGTCTCCCTAGCAACGGCGATCATTCTATTTGAGGGCGGACTCAAATTAGATTTAAAAGAAATGGGTCGCGTTTCCGTTAGTTTGCAATTACTCGTCACCTTGGGAACGTTAATTACTTTGATCGGTGGCAGTATGGCGGCTCACTGGCTGGGGGAATTTCCCTGGAATATAGCTTTTCTCTATGCTTCCATAGTCGTAGTTACAGGACCCACAGTTGTTGGGCCATTACTAAAACAAATTAACGTAGACAGACAAGTAGCCACCTTATTAGAAGGGGAAGGGGTTTTAATTGATCCTGTGGGAGCTATTTTGGCTTACGTTGTTCTGGATACCATTTTAAATGGTGATCCCGACCCAACCAAAGCCATTATGGGTTTGGCCTTGCGTTTGAGTGTAGGCGCAATGATTGGGGGTCTAGGCGGTTATTTGATGAGTTTGATTTTAAAACGTGCCAACTTCTTATCCTTTGAACTCAAAAACCTAGTGGTTTTAGCTGTCCTGTGGGGTTTATTTACCCTAGCTCAAACAATCCGCAGCGAGTCAGGAATTATGACAACAGTGGCAGCGGGAGCAGTGTTAGCTAACTCATCAGTTCCAGAAGAACGCCTATTACGCAGCTTTAAAAACCAACTGACAATTCTCAGTGTTTCTGTACTGTTTATCCTGCTGGCGGCTGATTTATCCATTGCCAGTGTGTTTGCTTTAGGTTGGGGCAGTTTATTGACTGTTTTGGTCTTGATGTTTTTGGTACGTCCCATTAACATTCTTCTGTGTACTTTGAACAGTGATCTTAATTGGCGGCAAAAATTATTTTTGAGTTGGGTTGCACCTAGAGGAATAGTGTCTGCTTCTGTGGCTTCTTTATTTGCCATTTCCCTGACACAAAGGGGAGTCAATGGTGGTGATGCTATCAAAGCTTTGGTGTTCTTAACAATTATCATGACTGTTTTCTGTCAGGGGTTAACCGCTGGCTGGCTGGTGAAATTATTGCGAATTACTTCTCAAGATGCCACTGGGGCGGTGATAGTTGGTTGTAATCCCCTGAGTTTGCTGATTGCGCGCTTTTTCCAAGAACGGGGGGAAAAGGTCGTCATGATTGACACTGACTCAGAATATTTTGCTCAAGCTGAAGCTCAAAACTTGCGCGTAATTGCCAGTAGTGCGCTAGATACAGAAGTTTTAGAAGAAGCAGGAATTGCTTCCTTGGGAACTTTTTTAGCCATGACTAATAATGGAGAAGTAAATTTTGTTTTAGCCCAACGCGCTGCTGAGGAATTTAGCCCACCCCGTGTTTTAGCGGTATATCCCCGCAATCCTCAAGCCTCCAATACTAAAATTCAAGCAAATAATAGAGTAAATCAAGCTTTTGTCCAGGATTTTCCTATTAAAACTTGGCATGAATACTTAAATAGTAGCCGGGTGAAGTTAGGGACGACTACTTTGAATGCCGCAGAATTTGATGTCCAACAAAAACACATACAAGAAAAAATTCAGGATGGTGTCTTAGTACCACTATTACTGGAGAGGGAAGAAAGTTTGCAAGTAATGTCAGTTAATCAAAATTGGCTGGTTGGCGATCGCATTATCTACTTGTTATATGATTCGCGCCCAAACTTACTAAAACGCTTATCTGGTGCTAGTCAATCTACAGCTTTAGCTTTGGAGACGTTACCAGAGGTGGAAGAAGTACCTACTGCCAAGTTATCTCAACTTTCCGCCACTGAAGCACCTGGCAATTGA
- the petJ gene encoding cytochrome c6 PetJ: MKIYLSILLLAIAILFNITLINPSLADETSTGSEIFQANCASCHRGGANILIEQKTLEKPALSKYLENYDTDPIKAIINQIQNGKNAMPAFKNKLSDQDILDIAAYVFQKAETGW, encoded by the coding sequence ATGAAAATATATTTATCAATCTTACTATTAGCGATCGCCATATTATTCAATATTACACTTATCAATCCATCTCTAGCAGATGAAACATCTACCGGTAGTGAAATTTTTCAAGCTAACTGTGCTTCTTGTCATAGAGGGGGAGCTAACATCCTCATTGAACAGAAAACCTTGGAAAAACCAGCACTGTCAAAATATCTAGAAAATTATGACACCGATCCGATCAAAGCAATTATCAACCAAATACAAAATGGTAAAAATGCTATGCCAGCCTTCAAAAATAAATTAAGCGATCAAGATATTTTAGACATCGCTGCCTATGTTTTCCAAAAAGCAGAAACAGGGTGGTGA